One window of the Pseudofrankia sp. DC12 genome contains the following:
- a CDS encoding SDR family oxidoreductase, whose translation MSEDGVCAGRVVIVTGAGRGIGRAHALEFARQGARVVVNDVGVAADGAAAGEPVAQGVVEEIRALGGEAVANTDDVAAWAGAQALVRTALDAFGRLDVLVNNAGFVRDRMLVSMTEPEWDAVVRVHLKGHAAPLRHAAAYWRDEAKAGRRPDARIINTSSGAGLQGSVGQGNYGAAKAGIAALTLIAATELARYGVTANAIAPSARTRMTEGVFDTMAPVESGFDAMDPANIAPLVVWLGSERSAHVTGQVFEVEGGKLAVASGWRHGVPIDRGARWETAQVGAAVDKLLATAPPAEPVYGA comes from the coding sequence GTGAGCGAGGACGGGGTCTGTGCCGGACGGGTCGTGATCGTCACCGGCGCGGGGCGGGGCATCGGCCGGGCGCACGCGCTGGAGTTCGCCCGCCAGGGCGCCCGGGTGGTCGTCAACGACGTCGGGGTGGCCGCTGACGGCGCCGCCGCCGGCGAGCCCGTCGCGCAAGGCGTCGTCGAGGAGATCAGGGCCCTCGGCGGCGAGGCGGTCGCGAACACCGACGACGTCGCCGCCTGGGCCGGGGCCCAGGCACTGGTGCGCACCGCCCTGGACGCGTTCGGCCGGCTCGACGTGCTGGTCAACAACGCCGGCTTCGTGCGCGACCGGATGCTCGTCTCGATGACCGAGCCGGAGTGGGACGCGGTCGTGCGCGTCCACCTCAAGGGGCACGCGGCGCCGCTGCGGCACGCCGCCGCCTACTGGCGCGACGAGGCGAAGGCCGGGCGGCGCCCGGACGCCAGGATCATCAACACCAGCTCCGGCGCGGGCCTTCAGGGCAGCGTCGGACAGGGCAACTACGGCGCGGCGAAGGCCGGGATCGCCGCGCTGACGCTGATCGCCGCGACCGAGCTGGCCCGCTACGGGGTGACGGCGAACGCCATCGCGCCGTCGGCACGGACCCGGATGACCGAGGGCGTCTTCGACACGATGGCGCCGGTCGAGTCCGGCTTCGACGCGATGGACCCGGCGAATATCGCGCCGCTGGTGGTGTGGCTGGGCAGCGAGCGCTCCGCGCACGTCACCGGACAGGTCTTCGAGGTCGAGGGCGGGAAGCTCGCCGTCGCGAGCGGCTGGCGGCACGGGGTGCCGATCGACCGCGGCGCCCGCTGGGAGACGGCCCAGGTCGGGGCCGCCGTCGACAAGCTGCTCGCCACCGCTCCCCCGGCCGAACCGGTCTACGGCGCCTGA
- a CDS encoding roadblock/LC7 domain-containing protein, whose protein sequence is MTQEHNGHPETDFTWLIDDFVRKVHGVTHALIMSSDGLSLTSSQEMTTEEAERLAAIASGMLSLARNSAALFGKGTCEQIIVRLSQGYFLFMGIDAGAGLAVLTSPDCDMKVVAYEMTQFVMHAGHALTPELRADLRRVLVGRRPSD, encoded by the coding sequence GTGACGCAGGAGCACAACGGCCACCCCGAAACCGACTTCACCTGGCTGATCGACGACTTCGTCCGCAAGGTGCACGGTGTCACCCACGCGCTGATCATGTCCTCGGACGGGCTCTCGCTGACCTCGTCCCAGGAGATGACCACCGAGGAGGCAGAGCGGCTCGCCGCCATCGCCAGCGGGATGCTCAGCCTCGCCCGCAACAGCGCGGCCCTGTTCGGCAAGGGAACCTGCGAACAGATCATCGTGCGGCTCTCGCAGGGGTACTTCCTGTTCATGGGGATCGACGCCGGCGCGGGCCTGGCGGTGCTCACCAGCCCCGACTGCGACATGAAGGTCGTCGCCTACGAGATGACCCAGTTCGTCATGCACGCCGGGCACGCCCTGACGCCCGAGCTGCGTGCCGACCTGCGGCGGGTGCTGGTCGGGCGCCGGCCCAGTGACTGA
- a CDS encoding ATP-binding protein, with protein MTTRARELLNRSRALLGGSREAAAQLLAPPPTRSTPARSGRTQAPAGSRVPGARAAATPSPAEEALSAICADLALRDLNLVDTLLAQLEEMESREEDADRLAELYRLDHLAARLRRNAENLRVLAGRDAGEQGSQTSSLIDVIRGAMSSIDHYQRVTVGRVVNLGVVGFAAEDVSRLLAELLDNATKSSPPHSPVRVGAHLTETGSALLRIEDEGIGLPADRLRQINQRLTADPVLDDDAVRHMGLAVVRRLATRHGIKVWLDHRHPHGTTGSVLLPAPLVCELPDAGWSGLQTVSVPAGTDSPGRSGDVEDVQATTPLNGHAGSRPTAVSTRNAGRPAARRAEPAPASPPPPAAASAGTTASGLPRRVSHSLRDTYGDAIGARAGAGSPEGAAEAADPTVGHRKLLADLGAFSEGERAARDERAD; from the coding sequence ATGACGACGCGCGCTCGGGAACTCCTGAACCGGTCACGTGCGCTGCTGGGCGGCTCCCGCGAGGCGGCCGCGCAGCTGCTCGCGCCACCGCCCACCCGCTCGACGCCCGCGCGATCCGGCCGAACGCAGGCACCCGCGGGGTCGCGGGTGCCCGGCGCCCGCGCGGCGGCCACGCCCAGTCCGGCGGAGGAGGCCCTGTCGGCGATCTGCGCCGACCTCGCGCTGCGGGACCTCAACCTGGTCGACACGCTGCTCGCGCAGCTGGAGGAGATGGAGTCGCGCGAGGAGGACGCCGACCGACTGGCCGAGCTCTACCGACTCGACCACCTGGCCGCCCGGCTGCGCCGCAACGCCGAGAACCTGCGGGTGCTCGCCGGCCGGGACGCCGGCGAGCAGGGCTCCCAGACGTCCTCGCTGATCGACGTGATCCGCGGCGCGATGTCGTCGATCGACCACTACCAGCGGGTCACCGTCGGGCGGGTCGTCAACCTCGGGGTCGTCGGGTTCGCCGCCGAGGACGTCAGCCGCCTGCTCGCGGAGCTGCTCGACAACGCGACGAAGTCGTCCCCACCGCACTCGCCGGTCCGGGTCGGCGCCCACCTCACCGAGACCGGCAGCGCGCTGCTGCGGATCGAGGACGAGGGCATCGGGCTGCCGGCCGACCGGCTGCGCCAGATCAACCAGCGGCTCACGGCGGATCCCGTACTCGACGACGACGCGGTCCGGCACATGGGGCTCGCCGTGGTCCGCCGGCTCGCCACCCGGCACGGGATCAAGGTGTGGCTGGATCACCGGCATCCGCACGGCACCACCGGCTCGGTGCTGCTGCCTGCGCCGCTGGTCTGTGAGCTGCCGGACGCCGGCTGGTCCGGCCTGCAGACCGTGTCGGTGCCGGCGGGCACCGACAGTCCCGGCCGGTCCGGCGACGTCGAGGACGTCCAGGCGACCACCCCGCTGAACGGGCATGCCGGCTCCCGGCCCACCGCCGTGAGCACGCGAAACGCCGGGCGACCGGCCGCCCGGCGCGCCGAGCCGGCGCCGGCCAGCCCGCCGCCGCCGGCAGCGGCGTCGGCGGGTACCACCGCCAGCGGACTGCCACGCCGGGTTTCGCACAGCCTGCGGGACACGTACGGGGACGCCATCGGCGCGCGTGCCGGGGCGGGATCACCCGAGGGCGCGGCCGAGGCCGCCGACCCGACGGTCGGCCACAGGAAACTACTGGCGGATCTGGGCGCGTTCTCCGAAGGCGAGCGCGCCGCCCGCGACGAGCGAGCGGACTGA
- a CDS encoding LLM class flavin-dependent oxidoreductase, whose amino-acid sequence MLSVLRFNFAVPGLDRGGLAAAYQAGIKMAGYADAAGIPMVSLEEHHGADNGWSPAPLVNAGLILGATKRVHVIVQALLVPLSDPLRLAEQLAVLDLAGRGRITAVAGLGYRPLEYADAGLDWSRRGALMDESLTAVLAAWTGEPFEYRGRTVRVTPPPASPPAQLLWVGGSAKVSARRAARLGLPLCPANNLPELEAYYYEQCTQQGTSGFVVMPPTETAFVHVAEDPDKAWAELGEHFLAEATLYSSWQPEGQTSAAHSHATTVNELRAEGRYRILTPDECVRRGLSAGPGELGPVTVLHPLCGGMPPERGWESLRLFAENVLPRVAAEAAPTG is encoded by the coding sequence ATGCTTTCTGTGCTGCGGTTCAACTTCGCGGTGCCCGGGCTCGACCGGGGCGGGCTCGCCGCGGCCTACCAGGCCGGCATCAAGATGGCCGGCTACGCCGACGCGGCCGGGATCCCGATGGTGTCGCTGGAGGAGCACCACGGCGCCGACAACGGCTGGAGCCCGGCGCCACTGGTCAACGCGGGCCTCATCCTCGGTGCGACGAAGCGGGTCCACGTCATCGTGCAGGCCCTGCTGGTGCCGTTGAGCGACCCGCTGCGGCTGGCCGAGCAGCTCGCGGTGCTCGACCTGGCCGGCCGGGGGCGCATCACCGCGGTCGCCGGCCTCGGCTACCGCCCTCTCGAGTACGCGGACGCGGGGCTGGACTGGTCGAGGCGTGGGGCCCTGATGGACGAGTCGCTGACCGCGGTGCTGGCCGCGTGGACCGGGGAGCCGTTCGAGTACCGCGGCCGGACGGTCCGGGTGACGCCACCACCGGCGAGCCCGCCCGCGCAGCTGCTGTGGGTCGGCGGCTCGGCGAAGGTCTCGGCGCGCCGGGCGGCCCGGCTGGGGCTGCCGTTGTGCCCGGCGAACAACCTGCCCGAGCTGGAGGCCTATTACTACGAGCAGTGCACCCAGCAGGGCACGTCCGGTTTCGTCGTGATGCCGCCGACCGAAACGGCGTTCGTGCACGTCGCCGAAGACCCTGACAAGGCGTGGGCGGAGCTCGGCGAGCACTTTCTCGCGGAGGCGACGCTGTATTCGTCCTGGCAGCCGGAGGGACAGACCTCGGCCGCGCATTCGCACGCGACGACCGTCAACGAGCTGCGTGCCGAGGGCCGCTACCGGATTCTGACGCCGGACGAATGCGTGCGGCGGGGACTGTCCGCCGGGCCCGGCGAGCTGGGGCCGGTGACCGTGCTGCATCCGCTGTGCGGCGGAATGCCGCCCGAGCGCGGCTGGGAAAGCCTGCGCCTCTTCGCCGAGAACGTGCTTCCCCGCGTCGCCGCCGAGGCCGCTCCCACTGGCTGA
- a CDS encoding DUF742 domain-containing protein, translated as MVPQVSKGKEPQVDEPRGKPAHQARSKRVRPYALTGGRTRSRYHLLVETLVSVPRYDPMLSEALMPESKALYERARGQMSIAELSALLSIPLGVVRVLISDLATQGAVLIHPTAHAFRDDRNVLERILRGLRELPV; from the coding sequence ATGGTGCCGCAGGTGAGCAAGGGAAAGGAGCCGCAGGTGGACGAGCCGCGCGGCAAGCCGGCGCACCAGGCTCGCAGCAAGCGGGTCCGGCCCTATGCGCTGACGGGCGGGCGCACCCGGTCTCGCTATCACCTGCTGGTCGAGACGCTGGTGTCCGTCCCACGCTACGACCCGATGCTGAGCGAGGCGCTCATGCCGGAGTCGAAGGCGCTCTACGAACGGGCCCGGGGGCAGATGTCGATCGCCGAGCTGTCCGCGTTGCTTTCCATTCCGCTCGGGGTGGTTCGTGTGCTGATCAGCGACCTGGCAACACAGGGCGCCGTGCTCATCCATCCAACGGCACACGCGTTCCGGGACGACCGCAACGTGCTGGAGCGAATCCTGCGTGGCCTGCGGGAACTTCCCGTCTGA